A single region of the Bacillota bacterium genome encodes:
- the ftsW gene encoding putative lipid II flippase FtsW, whose protein sequence is MFSATTLLAIGIVMVFSSSSVRALQDYGDMYYFLKKQLIWAALGVLAMGVVSGIDYWHYRRLIAPAFVVNMILLVLVLIPGIGKVSHGARRWIGVGQLVFNPAELMKLTWVTFMSVYLTRDKDKIKRFLMGLCPYLVATGAIFGLILKEPDLGTALSIAGTTFVVLFAAGARLAHLFGLAVAAVPAFLWAALAEEYRRRRLFAFLDPWSDPSDSGYHIIQALYALGSGGLFGMGLGAGRQKMLYLPEAHTDFIFAILGEELGFIGAATVLALFFLFAWRGYRVAMTAPDTMSCLLATGVTTIVTLQAVINIGVVTASMPITGIPLPFISFGGSSLVPTMAGVGVLLNISRYCQE, encoded by the coding sequence ATGTTCTCGGCCACGACGCTCCTTGCGATAGGGATCGTGATGGTGTTCAGCTCGAGCTCCGTGCGCGCGCTCCAGGACTACGGCGACATGTACTACTTTCTGAAGAAGCAGCTGATCTGGGCGGCCTTGGGCGTCCTCGCCATGGGCGTAGTCTCGGGAATAGACTACTGGCACTACCGCAGGCTGATCGCGCCGGCGTTCGTGGTGAACATGATCCTGCTGGTTCTCGTGCTGATCCCGGGCATAGGGAAAGTGTCGCACGGCGCGCGGCGGTGGATAGGGGTCGGACAGTTGGTTTTCAACCCCGCGGAGCTGATGAAACTCACCTGGGTGACGTTCATGTCGGTTTACCTGACGCGGGACAAAGACAAGATCAAACGGTTCCTGATGGGGCTCTGCCCGTACCTCGTCGCCACGGGCGCGATATTCGGGCTCATCCTGAAGGAGCCCGATCTGGGCACAGCTCTCAGCATAGCCGGGACGACATTCGTGGTCCTGTTCGCGGCGGGGGCCAGGCTTGCCCACCTGTTCGGCCTTGCGGTTGCGGCCGTGCCCGCGTTCCTGTGGGCGGCGCTGGCCGAGGAATACAGGCGCAGGCGCCTGTTCGCGTTCCTCGACCCGTGGTCCGACCCGTCGGATTCGGGGTACCACATCATCCAGGCGCTGTACGCGCTCGGCTCGGGTGGGTTGTTCGGCATGGGGCTGGGCGCCGGGCGTCAGAAGATGCTCTACCTGCCTGAAGCGCATACCGACTTCATATTCGCGATCCTTGGCGAGGAACTGGGATTCATCGGCGCAGCCACCGTTCTGGCGCTGTTCTTCCTGTTCGCGTGGAGGGGCTACCGCGTGGCCATGACCGCACCGGACACCATGAGCTGCCTGCTGGCCACGGGCGTCACCACGATTGTGACCCTGCAGGCGGTCATCAACATCGGCGTCGTAACGGCGTCGATGCCGATCACGGGAATACCGTTGCCGTTCATCAGCTTCGGCGGGTCGTCGCTCGTGCCGACGATGGCGGGTGTGGGTGTGCTGCTCAACATCTCGAGGTACTGCCAGGAGTGA
- a CDS encoding UDP-N-acetylmuramoyl-tripeptide--D-alanyl-D-alanine ligase translates to MRFSARDVERACAGRLLSGDPAIVFSGVATDSRQALPGDLFFALKGERRDGHEFVGDALRAGAAGAVVSRPVTVPAAHGGAYAIIQVEDALKALGMLAAEHRSRFGGLVVGVTGSVGKTSTKEMIASVLSTRFSVLKPEGNMNTEIGVPLTAFRLSGEYDAAVFELAMRLRGEIAWLAGIVRPRIGVITNISETHLERLGTRENIALAKAELLEALPPDGCAVLNGDNEWIRKVSARANCDRVFYGMGTGSDVSATDVSVSIEGTRFTLRSPAGAAECFIPVPGEHHVYNALAAACVGLRADLSLDEVREGLAAFKPAGMRTEIRSARGVTVINDAYNASPVSTRAALAVLATVAGGRRVAVLGNMLELGDYTVEGHRETGRAVRSMGIDALVAVGSLAGDTAMGALEAGMPPEDVRWCSSNRDAVSILKSMLKPGDTVLVKGSRGARMEEVVNGLLEG, encoded by the coding sequence ATGAGGTTTTCGGCCCGCGATGTGGAACGGGCTTGCGCGGGAAGGCTCCTGTCGGGAGACCCGGCCATCGTGTTCTCTGGTGTGGCCACCGACAGCAGGCAGGCCTTACCGGGGGACCTGTTTTTCGCGTTGAAGGGCGAAAGGCGCGACGGGCACGAGTTCGTGGGGGATGCGCTGCGCGCCGGGGCGGCGGGGGCCGTGGTGAGCAGGCCGGTTACGGTCCCGGCCGCGCACGGCGGCGCATACGCGATCATCCAGGTTGAGGACGCGCTGAAGGCCCTTGGAATGCTGGCCGCGGAGCACAGGAGTCGCTTCGGCGGCCTGGTCGTGGGCGTCACCGGCAGCGTGGGCAAGACCAGCACGAAGGAAATGATAGCGTCGGTCCTGTCGACCCGGTTCAGCGTGCTGAAGCCCGAGGGGAACATGAATACGGAGATCGGAGTGCCTCTGACCGCGTTCCGCCTGTCCGGTGAATACGACGCGGCCGTGTTCGAGCTCGCCATGAGGCTGCGCGGAGAGATCGCGTGGCTGGCCGGGATCGTTCGGCCGCGCATCGGCGTCATAACCAACATAAGCGAAACCCACCTCGAGCGCCTGGGCACGAGGGAGAACATCGCCCTCGCCAAGGCCGAGCTGCTCGAGGCATTGCCGCCCGATGGCTGCGCGGTCCTTAACGGCGACAATGAGTGGATACGCAAGGTCAGCGCGCGGGCGAATTGCGACAGGGTGTTCTACGGAATGGGCACGGGGTCCGACGTCAGCGCGACGGACGTGAGTGTATCCATCGAGGGGACCCGGTTCACGCTGAGGTCTCCGGCGGGCGCCGCCGAGTGCTTCATCCCGGTCCCGGGCGAGCACCATGTGTACAACGCGCTCGCGGCCGCGTGCGTCGGCCTGCGGGCGGACCTGTCGCTCGACGAAGTCCGTGAAGGGCTGGCGGCGTTCAAGCCGGCCGGCATGAGGACGGAGATAAGGTCGGCGCGCGGCGTTACGGTGATCAACGACGCGTACAATGCCAGTCCGGTGTCCACCCGCGCGGCCCTGGCCGTCCTGGCCACCGTGGCCGGGGGGCGCAGGGTGGCGGTACTCGGGAACATGCTTGAACTGGGCGACTACACGGTTGAGGGGCATCGCGAGACGGGTAGGGCTGTTCGCTCCATGGGGATCGACGCCCTGGTCGCCGTGGGTAGCCTCGCGGGCGATACCGCGATGGGCGCGCTCGAGGCGGGGATGCCGCCCGAAGACGTTCGCTGGTGCTCGTCAAACCGCGACGCCGTGTCAATACTCAAGTCGATGCTGAAGCCGGGCGATACCGTGCTGGTCAAGGGTTCGAGGGGAGCCAGGATGGAAGAGGTCGTCAACGGGCTCCTGGAGGGTTAG
- a CDS encoding phospho-N-acetylmuramoyl-pentapeptide-transferase, with amino-acid sequence MRYLAAFSVSLVLALLLGPVLIPFLGRLKLGQRIRADGPKAHLAKAGTPTMGGVIFLAAVTASVLAVLGPAAGLGEGGWRPVAQDALPPLVALAVTLGFAGIGFIDDLLKVVFSRSLGMRARDKLFGQILLGLLLGLAAERWAGLGTSVRVPFTAIMIDLGPLYMPFVAFIGVAESNAVNLTDGLDGLAAGSCAISFGVYAVVSALGGNDGMAVFSLAVMGSLIGFLKYNTHPAQVFMGDTGSMGLGAALASVAVLSKTEMSLPLIGGLYVLETVSVVLQVAWFRLTGKRIFRMSPLHHHFELKGWPEEIVVGRFWLVSLFFGVVGLVGLLVTGF; translated from the coding sequence TTGCGGTACCTGGCCGCTTTCTCCGTGTCGCTGGTGCTGGCGCTGCTCCTGGGCCCAGTCCTGATACCGTTCCTGGGGAGGCTGAAGCTCGGACAGAGGATCAGGGCGGACGGCCCGAAGGCGCACCTGGCCAAGGCGGGGACGCCGACCATGGGAGGAGTCATCTTCCTGGCGGCGGTGACCGCCTCTGTGTTGGCGGTGCTGGGACCCGCGGCCGGCCTGGGCGAAGGTGGGTGGCGACCGGTTGCCCAGGATGCGCTCCCACCGCTCGTGGCGCTCGCGGTGACGCTCGGTTTCGCGGGCATCGGGTTTATAGACGACCTGCTGAAGGTCGTGTTCTCCAGGTCCCTTGGAATGCGGGCGAGGGATAAGCTGTTCGGCCAGATCCTGCTGGGGCTGCTGCTCGGGCTGGCGGCTGAGAGGTGGGCGGGCCTGGGGACGTCGGTCAGGGTCCCGTTCACGGCGATAATGATCGATCTCGGACCGCTTTACATGCCGTTCGTGGCGTTCATTGGGGTGGCGGAGTCAAACGCCGTGAACCTGACGGACGGCCTCGACGGGCTGGCGGCGGGCTCGTGCGCGATATCGTTCGGCGTGTACGCCGTGGTTTCCGCGCTCGGCGGCAACGACGGCATGGCGGTGTTCAGCCTGGCGGTGATGGGGTCGCTGATCGGATTCCTGAAGTACAATACCCACCCCGCGCAGGTGTTCATGGGTGACACCGGCTCGATGGGCCTGGGCGCTGCGCTCGCGTCGGTGGCTGTGCTCAGCAAGACGGAGATGTCGCTACCCCTGATCGGCGGCCTATATGTGCTGGAGACCGTTTCGGTGGTGTTGCAGGTCGCCTGGTTCCGGTTGACGGGCAAGCGGATATTCAGGATGAGCCCGTTGCACCATCACTTCGAGCTCAAGGGGTGGCCCGAGGAAATCGTGGTGGGCCGGTTCTGGCTCGTGTCGCTGTTCTTCGGGGTAGTGGGGCTCGTTGGATTACTCGTGACGGGGTTCTAG